In a single window of the Nocardiopsis composta genome:
- a CDS encoding TadE/TadG family type IV pilus assembly protein, with amino-acid sequence MRRPRGDRGSTELVVATPLLLILVLLVVQAGLVAHASQTAQAIAATALAATRAAGAGEAEGRAAAEQAASQLGGDLLTDVDITVERTATTARVAVAGRIPSVLPGAAWPIHHEVTGPVERFTEAP; translated from the coding sequence ATGCGCCGCCCGCGCGGTGACCGCGGCAGCACCGAACTGGTTGTCGCCACCCCGCTGCTGCTGATCCTGGTGCTGCTGGTGGTGCAGGCCGGGCTGGTCGCCCACGCCTCCCAGACCGCCCAGGCCATCGCGGCCACCGCGCTGGCCGCCACCCGCGCCGCCGGCGCCGGCGAGGCCGAGGGGCGCGCCGCCGCCGAACAGGCCGCCTCCCAGCTGGGAGGCGACCTGCTCACCGACGTGGACATCACGGTGGAGCGCACCGCCACCACCGCCCGGGTCGCGGTGGCAGGGAGGATCCCCTCGGTGCTGCCCGGGGCGGCCTGGCCGATCCACCACGAGGTCACCGGGCCCGTTGAGCGGTTCACGGAGGCGCCCT
- a CDS encoding type II secretion system F family protein, with the protein MNTAALLTGAAGGVLAGTGAWVVLAAALSRPAAPVRRARRLADRGRVLRAAGAAGAAVLVWGVTSWPVAAVLAAAGTWWLPRLLGPDRAHAERLARIEAVAAWTEQVRDLMAAASGLQGAIASTAPIAPAPIRGQVAALAERIRTDPQEALERFAAEADVPTADLVAVALGSAAERHAADLGRLLSGLAEAARDQAAMLVRTAAGRARVRTATRIITATTLALAALLMLFNPTYLAPFDSVAGQGVLAVIGGLWAAALGWLSRLARTDLGPRVLRPRTQEVGT; encoded by the coding sequence ATGAACACCGCGGCCTTGCTCACCGGCGCGGCCGGAGGCGTGCTCGCAGGTACTGGGGCATGGGTGGTCCTGGCAGCCGCCCTCTCCCGCCCCGCGGCGCCGGTGCGGCGGGCGCGGCGGCTGGCCGACCGGGGCCGGGTTCTGCGTGCGGCCGGGGCAGCCGGGGCGGCGGTGCTGGTGTGGGGGGTGACCTCCTGGCCGGTGGCCGCGGTGCTGGCGGCCGCCGGCACGTGGTGGCTCCCGCGGCTGCTGGGGCCCGACCGCGCCCACGCCGAACGCTTGGCCCGCATCGAGGCGGTGGCGGCCTGGACCGAGCAGGTGCGCGACCTGATGGCCGCGGCCTCCGGGCTGCAGGGCGCCATCGCCTCCACCGCCCCCATCGCCCCGGCCCCCATCCGCGGCCAGGTCGCCGCCCTGGCCGAACGCATCCGCACCGACCCTCAGGAAGCGTTGGAGCGTTTCGCTGCGGAGGCGGACGTGCCCACCGCCGACCTGGTCGCCGTTGCGTTGGGCAGTGCGGCCGAGCGGCACGCCGCCGACCTGGGCCGGCTGTTGAGCGGGTTGGCAGAGGCGGCTCGGGACCAGGCCGCGATGCTGGTGCGCACGGCGGCCGGCCGGGCCCGGGTGCGCACCGCCACGCGCATCATCACCGCCACCACCCTCGCCCTGGCCGCCCTGCTGATGCTGTTCAACCCCACCTACCTCGCGCCGTTCGACTCCGTTGCGGGGCAGGGGGTGCTCGCGGTGATCGGCGGGCTGTGGGCGGCGGCGCTGGGCTGGCTGTCCCGGCTGGCCCGCACCGACCTGGGCCCCCGCGTGCTACGCCCCCGAACCCAGGAGGTGGGGACGTGA
- a CDS encoding type II secretion system F family protein translates to MNPLLLAALGGTLIAAGAWVMIMLRFARPSLAERLTDPAPPPPEPTTAKSGGWAARLGASGVPLLAAAGLPTARTRARLRICDHDTPAYLAEKTTTGLIGIGLPPLLGGLLALAGVPVASFYGLAAWGVFAAVLWMAPDLALREAAAKRRDEMRHTLAAFADLVVIALAGGAGVTGALEAAAHTGGPAMGRIRTTLRAAAIRREEPWTALRQLGERYGLEEFDELAASLQLAGTDGARVRASLAAKAKSLRTRHLAALDADAQAATERMSLPVVLLFAGFLLLIGYPALSLILTSL, encoded by the coding sequence GTGAACCCGCTGCTGCTCGCCGCACTGGGCGGCACCCTCATCGCCGCCGGCGCATGGGTGATGATCATGCTGCGCTTCGCGCGGCCCTCCCTGGCCGAACGCCTCACCGACCCCGCCCCGCCCCCGCCCGAACCCACCACCGCCAAGAGCGGCGGGTGGGCGGCGCGGCTGGGGGCCAGCGGGGTCCCGCTGCTGGCCGCAGCCGGCCTGCCCACCGCCCGCACCCGCGCCCGCCTGCGAATCTGCGACCACGACACCCCCGCCTACCTCGCCGAGAAAACCACCACCGGGCTCATCGGCATCGGCCTCCCACCGCTTCTCGGAGGGCTCCTGGCACTCGCCGGAGTACCGGTCGCCTCCTTCTACGGCCTGGCCGCCTGGGGCGTGTTCGCCGCGGTGCTGTGGATGGCCCCCGACCTCGCACTGCGCGAGGCGGCCGCCAAACGCCGGGACGAGATGCGCCACACCCTCGCCGCGTTCGCCGACCTGGTCGTCATCGCCCTGGCCGGCGGCGCCGGCGTCACCGGAGCCCTGGAGGCCGCCGCACACACCGGCGGGCCGGCGATGGGCCGCATCCGCACCACCCTGCGCGCCGCCGCCATCCGCCGCGAAGAACCCTGGACCGCACTCCGGCAGTTGGGGGAGCGCTACGGGCTGGAGGAGTTCGACGAGCTGGCCGCCAGCCTCCAGCTCGCCGGCACCGACGGCGCCCGGGTACGCGCCTCACTCGCAGCCAAAGCCAAAAGCCTGCGCACCCGGCATCTGGCCGCGCTGGACGCCGACGCCCAAGCCGCCACCGAACGCATGAGCCTGCCCGTCGTGCTGCTGTTCGCCGGGTTCCTCCTGCTCATCGGCTACCCCGCACTCAGCCTCATCCTCACCAGCCTCTGA
- a CDS encoding CpaF family protein — MSTPSEQVIAEWARYVAAEAMGRLAGQDDAPASGEAYRRRAERVIRQILDEAARDALAQGRPVLDATTEQAVLRRTLAAVCGAGPLQDLLDDPEIENINLTGVNVWVRYADGRREQRPPIVAGDQELIALVRRIAAESPAGERRFDPAAPILDMPLADGSRLNAVMDISSAPAVSIRRHRYRTTTLRELRRLHTLDDVAAGLLAAAVQARRNIVITGGTGAGKTTLLRALASAIPEDERIVTIEDVPELGLERDADAHPDAVALHARPPNVEGAGEVTVADLVRAALRMSPDRVIVGETRGHETVPLLNAMSQGNDGSLTTLHAASSEGAFAKLGAYAAQSSERLPLEATCLLVAAAVHLVVHIFASPEGERVVTSIREVVGAEGPRVVSNEIYRRAQDGRMLPAAPPSPPTADLLTEHGFDLARLLEPAGEWVR, encoded by the coding sequence TCCGCCAGATCCTGGACGAGGCGGCGCGGGACGCGCTGGCCCAGGGACGGCCGGTGCTGGACGCCACCACCGAGCAGGCGGTGCTGCGCCGCACGCTGGCCGCGGTCTGCGGCGCCGGCCCGCTGCAGGACCTCCTCGATGACCCGGAGATCGAGAACATCAACCTCACCGGTGTGAACGTGTGGGTGCGTTATGCCGATGGGCGGCGCGAGCAGCGTCCCCCGATCGTGGCCGGCGACCAGGAGCTGATCGCGCTGGTGCGGCGCATCGCCGCCGAATCCCCGGCCGGGGAGCGGCGCTTCGACCCGGCCGCCCCGATCCTGGACATGCCGCTGGCCGACGGGTCCCGGCTCAACGCCGTGATGGACATCAGCAGCGCCCCGGCGGTCTCCATCCGCCGGCACCGCTACCGCACCACCACTCTGCGCGAGCTGCGCAGACTCCACACCCTCGACGACGTCGCGGCCGGCCTGCTGGCAGCGGCGGTCCAAGCCCGGCGCAACATCGTCATCACCGGCGGCACCGGTGCCGGTAAGACCACCCTGCTGCGGGCCCTGGCCAGCGCGATCCCCGAGGACGAGCGGATCGTCACCATCGAAGACGTCCCCGAACTGGGGCTGGAACGCGATGCCGATGCGCACCCGGATGCGGTGGCCTTGCACGCCCGCCCGCCCAACGTCGAAGGGGCGGGGGAGGTGACGGTGGCCGATCTGGTGCGGGCGGCGCTGCGGATGAGCCCGGACCGGGTGATCGTGGGTGAGACCCGCGGCCATGAGACCGTGCCGCTGCTGAATGCCATGAGCCAGGGCAACGACGGCAGCCTTACCACCCTGCACGCCGCCTCCTCGGAAGGGGCGTTCGCCAAGCTCGGCGCCTACGCTGCGCAAAGCAGCGAGCGGCTGCCGTTGGAGGCCACCTGCCTGCTGGTGGCGGCGGCGGTGCACCTGGTCGTCCACATCTTTGCCAGCCCTGAGGGGGAGCGGGTGGTGACCAGCATCCGCGAGGTCGTCGGCGCCGAGGGCCCCCGGGTGGTCTCCAACGAGATCTACCGGCGCGCCCAGGACGGCCGCATGCTGCCGGCGGCGCCGCCCAGCCCGCCCACCGCCGACCTGCTCACCGAGCACGGCTTCGACCTCGCCCGCCTGCTGGAACCCGCGGGGGAGTGGGTGCGATGA